A region from the Phycisphaerales bacterium genome encodes:
- a CDS encoding PIG-L family deacetylase yields MLVGMTCVGVWWVMFRPGQRAIAPKPLLILAAHPDDCVIMAGETALAALAEGHEVRIVYLTAGCTKPGSEISTRRRVETVAAWESVGVPEPSLTFMDLPETPIGMNSAQTVAELRDAEAAIADVLRSVPTHSRVVIPADGELHADHATTRRLSLSALRTVDRPDLEILEAPEYNAAVSLTRTPKRALLQLVMSIPFLARALAIQAVHTRANFVCGPRGFELAPNRERLEAKRALLRAFTSQNPALLERAFGFPDLLRTVSLESARTLLSHPWYTTIGFRRVGASLLLLWLSVFAAASAAMLSLGLSAARHWGGGPEIVIAGFAISLVMLGIAWWQRAKLERRLAMIAGALGLDTGVILGSEAIFSLLVGG; encoded by the coding sequence GTGCTTGTAGGAATGACGTGCGTCGGCGTCTGGTGGGTGATGTTCCGCCCCGGGCAACGCGCGATCGCGCCCAAGCCACTGCTCATACTCGCGGCCCATCCGGACGATTGCGTCATCATGGCGGGCGAGACGGCGCTCGCGGCCCTCGCCGAGGGACACGAGGTCCGCATTGTCTATCTGACCGCAGGGTGCACCAAGCCCGGCTCGGAGATTTCGACGCGTCGGCGCGTCGAGACCGTGGCCGCCTGGGAATCCGTGGGCGTTCCGGAGCCGTCGCTGACGTTCATGGATCTCCCCGAGACGCCGATCGGCATGAACAGCGCCCAGACGGTGGCGGAGTTGCGTGACGCCGAGGCCGCGATCGCGGACGTGCTGCGGAGCGTCCCGACACACTCTCGCGTGGTCATCCCGGCGGACGGTGAGTTGCACGCCGATCACGCGACCACGCGGCGGTTGTCTCTCTCGGCGCTCCGCACCGTGGATCGCCCGGACCTCGAGATCCTCGAAGCCCCCGAGTACAACGCCGCCGTCTCGCTCACTCGCACGCCCAAGCGGGCGCTCCTGCAGTTGGTGATGAGCATCCCGTTCTTGGCACGCGCACTCGCGATCCAGGCCGTGCATACTCGAGCGAACTTCGTGTGCGGGCCTCGTGGCTTTGAACTGGCTCCAAATCGCGAGCGACTCGAAGCGAAACGCGCGCTCCTCCGCGCTTTCACCTCGCAGAATCCCGCGCTGCTCGAGAGGGCGTTCGGGTTCCCCGATCTCCTCCGTACGGTCTCCCTCGAGTCGGCGCGAACGCTCCTGAGTCATCCGTGGTACACCACAATCGGATTTCGACGAGTCGGCGCGTCGTTGCTCCTCCTTTGGCTGAGCGTCTTCGCGGCGGCGAGCGCGGCGATGCTCTCGCTGGGGCTCTCGGCGGCGCGGCACTGGGGAGGCGGGCCCGAGATCGTTATCGCCGGTTTCGCGATCAGCCTGGTGATGCTCGGCATCGCGTGGTGGCAACGCGCCAAACTCGAGCGCCGTCTCGCCATGATCGCCGGAGCGCTCGGCCTTGACACCGGCGTGATCCTCGGCTCCGAGGCGATCTTCAGCCTCCTTGTGGGCGGGTAA
- a CDS encoding sugar transferase produces MVQESTSEQSLWGLGPADLHARFWASRGIQVVVPDKSVELVPQAELYLLLHPDTLAIFRPARILDEISWLDPKLTNIRLVDPRQSGYREDVETTDDGGFVRFSRVYRGVDHRVARVALTPDREIAKIWQLASDTHTARALFLQRVPRAERYTCKIEGRVFNASDPLERALFLQELMATWTRPDATIRQLREVTPGVWAHASSTIDRPGACVGPLWIGAGREVKDGTTAVGPSVMWDKPEARPPRDTVEWMELEALDGKSEEFVPQIPPFSAMVKRGFDIVFSILAILLTLPVYPIVALLTWLEDGLPIFYFHKRETIHAREFGCMKFRSMRNDADEITQRLKAENKADGPQFFLDPDKDPRLTKIGKVLRKYQIDELPQFFNSLKGDMSIVGPRPSPYKENQFSPPWRETRLSVRPGITGLWQVRRTRQEDEDFKEWIKYDMEYVEKQSLWFDLYIIYKTVEMMVRGFTRR; encoded by the coding sequence GTGGTCCAGGAGAGCACCAGCGAGCAGAGCCTGTGGGGACTTGGACCCGCCGATCTGCACGCGCGATTCTGGGCGTCGCGTGGGATCCAGGTCGTCGTTCCTGACAAGAGCGTCGAACTCGTGCCCCAGGCGGAGTTGTACCTCTTGCTCCACCCCGACACCCTGGCGATCTTCCGGCCGGCACGCATCCTCGATGAGATCAGTTGGCTCGACCCGAAACTGACGAACATCCGCCTTGTCGATCCGCGGCAGAGCGGCTATCGCGAGGACGTCGAGACCACTGACGACGGCGGATTCGTGCGTTTCTCACGCGTGTATCGCGGCGTGGACCACCGCGTCGCGCGCGTCGCACTCACGCCCGACCGCGAGATCGCCAAGATCTGGCAGTTGGCCTCGGACACGCACACGGCCCGGGCGCTCTTCCTGCAGCGCGTCCCGCGGGCCGAGCGGTACACCTGCAAGATCGAGGGGCGGGTCTTCAACGCGAGCGATCCGCTCGAACGGGCGCTCTTCCTCCAGGAACTCATGGCGACGTGGACCAGACCCGACGCGACGATCCGGCAACTGCGCGAGGTCACGCCGGGCGTCTGGGCCCACGCTTCCTCGACGATCGATCGACCCGGAGCGTGCGTCGGTCCCTTGTGGATCGGCGCGGGGCGCGAGGTGAAGGACGGCACGACGGCCGTCGGCCCGAGCGTGATGTGGGACAAGCCCGAGGCCCGTCCGCCGCGCGACACCGTCGAGTGGATGGAACTCGAGGCGCTCGACGGCAAGAGCGAGGAGTTCGTCCCCCAGATCCCGCCCTTCTCCGCGATGGTGAAGCGCGGGTTCGACATCGTCTTCTCGATCCTGGCAATACTGCTCACGCTCCCCGTGTATCCGATCGTGGCGTTGCTCACGTGGCTCGAGGACGGCCTCCCCATCTTCTACTTCCACAAGCGGGAGACGATCCACGCCCGCGAGTTCGGGTGCATGAAGTTCCGCTCGATGCGCAACGACGCGGACGAGATCACCCAGCGTCTGAAAGCCGAGAACAAGGCCGACGGCCCGCAGTTCTTTCTTGATCCGGACAAGGACCCTCGCCTCACGAAGATCGGCAAGGTCCTTCGGAAGTACCAGATCGACGAGTTGCCCCAGTTCTTCAACTCGCTCAAGGGCGACATGTCGATCGTGGGCCCGAGGCCCAGCCCGTACAAGGAGAACCAGTTCTCGCCCCCGTGGCGCGAGACGCGTCTCTCGGTCCGCCCGGGTATCACGGGGCTGTGGCAGGTCCGGCGCACGCGCCAGGAGGACGAGGACTTCAAGGAGTGGATCAAGTACGACATGGAATACGTCGAGAAGCAGTCCCTCTGGTTTGACCTGTACATCATCTACAAGACCGTCGAGATGATGGTCCGAGGATTCACGCGCCGATGA